The Pseudomonas allokribbensis genome has a window encoding:
- a CDS encoding electron transfer flavoprotein subunit beta translates to MSTKIISLVSIGAHPTSGRPRRAEQDARAVELGLQLAGDNLQVLHAGDIGEPALRAYLGMGLTQMHVLEQSAGADALPALTDYLRDAGAQVVLTGSQAETGEGSGMLPFLLAEGLGWPLVVGLAQVESINDGSALVLQALPRGQRRRLKVRLPFLATVDNAAPKPRQSAYGPARRGVLQAKDVEVVDDELLAVSTLQPAKPRPKRLKVIKAKSGADRMKAATAKASAGGGQVLKGVTAEAGAEAILKLLIEEGVVR, encoded by the coding sequence ATGAGCACAAAGATCATCAGTCTGGTTTCAATCGGCGCCCACCCGACCTCGGGCCGCCCGCGCCGCGCCGAACAGGACGCCCGCGCGGTGGAGCTTGGTCTGCAACTGGCTGGGGATAACCTGCAAGTGCTGCATGCCGGAGACATTGGCGAACCTGCGCTGCGCGCCTATCTGGGCATGGGCCTTACACAGATGCATGTGCTGGAACAATCGGCCGGCGCCGACGCGCTGCCGGCGTTGACCGACTATCTGCGTGACGCCGGTGCCCAGGTCGTGCTGACCGGCAGCCAGGCGGAAACCGGCGAAGGTTCGGGGATGCTGCCGTTCCTGCTGGCCGAAGGCCTGGGCTGGCCGCTGGTGGTGGGGCTGGCACAGGTCGAATCGATCAACGACGGCTCGGCGCTGGTGCTGCAAGCGTTGCCCCGTGGGCAGCGGCGCCGGTTGAAGGTACGTCTGCCGTTTCTCGCGACTGTGGATAACGCCGCGCCCAAGCCTCGGCAGAGTGCTTACGGCCCGGCGCGGCGTGGGGTTCTCCAGGCAAAAGACGTGGAAGTGGTGGACGACGAATTGCTTGCGGTGTCGACCCTGCAACCGGCCAAGCCACGGCCGAAACGGTTGAAGGTGATCAAGGCCAAGAGCGGGGCGGACCGGATGAAGGCGGCGACGGCCAAGGCCAGTGCTGGCGGGGGGCAAGTGCTTAAGGGCGTGACGGCCGAGGCAGGTGCCGAAGCTATTCTCAAACTGCTGATCGAAGAAGGTGTTGTCCGCTAG
- a CDS encoding electron transfer flavoprotein subunit alpha/FixB family protein — translation MSDIIRRDPRAEWIARNRLHPLHAAMQPAQHSWMGPNGIIRKNLHGIGFIGPNGIKRIDRSGAQQGGAVKRSAAVEVQLPLHQVPAPAFYISVVPDMVGGRLSSHDRDLLGLAHQLAGSDGAVLALVFGEHKENAFATAGVDRLLVLEGEEFSGYAPEQRIQGLRAVDNQFNPRHWLLPDSRSGGGELGRRFAAALGERPATRVWQVKDQECIGRAGAGLQDLARPVARLILASAECAEPVSETRHEALPVELSTPVARSLSRIEDLGAVAVDPSAIPMAEAEFIFSGGNGVKDWELFHRTAAALGATEGASRVAVDDGFMTRDRQVGASGTWVTARVYVAVGISGAIQHLQGIGACDKVVAINLDPGCDMIKRADLSVIGESAEILQALIAAVEAYRNEAKRDAA, via the coding sequence ATGAGCGACATTATCCGCCGCGACCCCCGCGCCGAATGGATCGCACGCAACCGTCTGCATCCGCTGCACGCGGCCATGCAACCGGCGCAACACAGCTGGATGGGGCCCAACGGGATCATCCGCAAGAACCTGCACGGCATCGGCTTTATCGGGCCGAACGGCATCAAGCGCATCGACCGCAGCGGCGCCCAGCAGGGCGGGGCGGTCAAACGCTCGGCAGCGGTCGAAGTGCAATTGCCGCTGCATCAGGTGCCGGCCCCGGCGTTCTACATCAGCGTGGTGCCCGACATGGTCGGTGGCCGCCTGAGCAGCCACGACCGTGATTTGCTCGGCCTGGCTCATCAACTGGCCGGCAGCGACGGCGCCGTGTTGGCCTTGGTCTTCGGCGAGCACAAGGAAAACGCTTTTGCCACGGCAGGCGTCGATCGCTTGCTGGTGCTGGAAGGCGAAGAATTCAGCGGTTATGCACCGGAACAACGGATCCAGGGCCTGCGCGCTGTGGATAACCAGTTCAACCCGCGCCACTGGCTGCTGCCGGACAGCCGCAGCGGTGGCGGCGAACTGGGTCGGCGCTTTGCCGCTGCACTGGGCGAACGCCCGGCCACACGGGTGTGGCAGGTCAAGGATCAGGAATGCATCGGCCGCGCCGGTGCCGGGTTGCAGGATCTCGCTCGTCCGGTGGCGCGGTTGATTCTGGCGTCCGCCGAATGTGCCGAGCCGGTCAGCGAAACCCGTCACGAAGCACTGCCGGTGGAGTTATCCACACCTGTCGCGCGCAGCCTGTCGCGGATCGAGGATCTGGGCGCGGTGGCGGTGGATCCGTCGGCGATTCCGATGGCCGAAGCCGAGTTCATCTTCTCTGGCGGCAACGGCGTCAAGGACTGGGAGCTTTTCCACAGGACCGCCGCCGCTCTCGGTGCCACCGAAGGCGCCTCGCGGGTGGCGGTGGACGATGGGTTCATGACCCGTGACCGTCAGGTCGGCGCGTCCGGCACCTGGGTCACGGCGCGGGTTTACGTGGCCGTGGGGATTTCCGGGGCGATCCAGCACCTGCAAGGCATCGGTGCCTGCGACAAGGTGGTGGCGATCAACCTCGATCCGGGCTGCGACATGATCAAGCGTGCCGACCTGTCGGTGATCGGCGAAAGCGCGGAAATTCTTCAGGCCTTGATCGCGGCGGTAGAGGCTTACCGCAACGAAGCCAAGCGCGATGCGGCTTAA
- a CDS encoding GMC family oxidoreductase N-terminal domain-containing protein produces MTRIATPISDIKEHYDVIVIGSGYGGGIAASRLSRAGKKVCLLERGREIQPGEYPNTMIAATEELQVNDPDGHIGSRTGLFDLHVNAQQNVVVGCGLGGTSLINANVSLEPEPGVFDDPRWPQEVREHRDTLLKDGYARAREMLKPNPYPNTAPNLPKLDANKKSADFLKQGAHFYKPPINVTFDKLPNNLNHVGVEQLPCNHCGDCVSGCNNKAKNTTLMNYLPDACNHGAEIICQAQVRHLERDGDGWIVHFQYLDSGREKFDAPTLFVKADIVVVSAGTLGSTEILLRSRDKGLAMSGQLGENMSGNGDILGFGHNCEQTINGIGFGTHPAKEMKPVGPCITSIIDMRTEGDWRSRMVIEEGSIPGALGRPMVPAMAGFAELIGKPTDDSFSGKVKYKEREAESFLRGPYYGALHNMQTYLIMSHDSGQGRMVLDNKDQLRIDWPGVGEQENFKIGNERLHQSTQALGGIWVENPIWTKLLKHSIVSVHPLGGCVMGKDAGQGVVNHKGQVFSGASGTDVYANLYVTDGAVIPTSLAVNPLLTISAVSERNMGLLAADRGWKIDYTLPSAPRKQTAPPTLGVQFTETMKGYFSRAFTAAQSTDLKVYEAAAKRGEADNSPIDFTLTITANDLNRMIKEPEHAATIVGTVIAPALSPEPLTASNGVFNLFEQFEQQVDTRHMKYDMKLTAEDGNDYFFSAFKTVPEDNGVLNIWHDTSTLYVTLYRGPDKSGEVIGSGVMHIHPADFAKQMTTMKVLNARNERERIEGLARFGKFFAGILWESYGGVFAGDKYFNPDAPPRLKRPLDAPTPAVHFFPTEDGVELRLSRYQAGSKGPVMLVHGLGVGSNIFSTDTIQTNLLEFLCKHDYDVWLLDFRVSILLPASKKEWNGDQIAQYDFKAAIGQIQQQTGAKDVQCVVHCYGATTFFMSLLAGLQGVRSVVCSQIAADTVVATATGLKAGLHLPGMLDAIGVKSMTAYADSKENWFNKLYDKALNGYARIEAQGYCTNPVCHRITFMYASLYRHDTLNETLHDNLHELFGESNIETFEHLALIVRKGHLVDFKGNDVYMPHFDRLTMPICFISGAENQCYLPESTLKTYQRVCEKHGPERYSRHVVPGYGHIDCMFGKNAVVDVYPIILEHLEKTALG; encoded by the coding sequence ATGACACGGATCGCAACGCCCATCAGCGACATCAAGGAACACTACGACGTGATCGTCATCGGCTCCGGGTATGGCGGCGGCATTGCCGCTTCGCGGTTGTCCCGGGCCGGCAAAAAGGTGTGTCTGCTGGAACGCGGTCGGGAAATCCAGCCCGGCGAATACCCCAACACCATGATCGCTGCGACCGAAGAGTTGCAGGTGAACGACCCGGACGGCCACATCGGCTCGCGCACCGGGTTGTTCGATCTGCATGTCAACGCGCAGCAGAACGTAGTGGTCGGCTGTGGCCTGGGTGGCACGTCGCTGATCAATGCCAACGTCTCGCTGGAACCTGAGCCCGGCGTCTTTGATGACCCGCGCTGGCCGCAGGAGGTGCGCGAACACCGCGACACCCTGCTCAAGGACGGTTATGCCCGCGCCCGGGAAATGCTCAAACCCAATCCTTACCCGAATACCGCGCCGAATTTGCCCAAGCTCGACGCCAACAAAAAGTCCGCGGATTTCCTCAAGCAAGGCGCGCACTTCTACAAACCGCCGATCAACGTGACCTTCGACAAACTGCCGAACAACCTCAACCACGTCGGCGTCGAGCAACTGCCGTGCAACCACTGCGGCGACTGCGTTTCGGGCTGTAACAACAAGGCCAAGAACACCACGCTGATGAACTACCTGCCGGACGCCTGCAATCACGGCGCGGAGATCATCTGCCAGGCCCAGGTGCGGCATCTGGAGCGCGATGGCGATGGCTGGATCGTGCACTTCCAGTATCTGGACAGTGGTCGCGAGAAGTTCGACGCGCCGACGCTGTTCGTGAAGGCCGACATCGTCGTGGTGTCCGCCGGCACCCTCGGTTCCACCGAGATTCTGCTGCGCTCGCGGGACAAGGGCCTGGCGATGTCCGGGCAGCTCGGCGAGAACATGAGCGGCAACGGTGACATCCTCGGCTTCGGCCACAACTGCGAACAGACCATCAACGGCATCGGTTTCGGCACGCACCCGGCCAAGGAAATGAAACCGGTCGGCCCGTGCATCACCTCGATCATCGACATGCGCACCGAAGGCGACTGGCGCAGCCGCATGGTCATCGAGGAAGGTTCGATCCCCGGCGCGCTTGGCCGGCCGATGGTGCCGGCGATGGCCGGGTTTGCCGAGCTGATCGGCAAGCCCACCGACGACAGTTTCAGCGGCAAAGTGAAGTACAAGGAGCGCGAGGCCGAAAGCTTCCTGCGCGGCCCGTACTACGGCGCGCTGCACAACATGCAGACGTACCTGATCATGAGCCACGACAGTGGCCAGGGCCGCATGGTCCTCGATAACAAGGATCAGTTGCGCATTGACTGGCCGGGCGTTGGCGAACAGGAAAACTTCAAGATCGGCAACGAACGCCTGCACCAGAGCACCCAGGCGTTGGGCGGGATCTGGGTGGAGAATCCTATCTGGACCAAGTTGCTCAAACACAGCATCGTCTCGGTGCATCCGCTGGGCGGTTGCGTGATGGGCAAGGACGCCGGGCAAGGCGTGGTCAACCACAAGGGGCAGGTGTTCAGCGGCGCCAGTGGCACCGATGTCTACGCCAACCTGTACGTGACCGACGGTGCGGTGATTCCGACGTCACTGGCGGTCAACCCGCTGCTGACGATCTCCGCCGTCAGCGAGCGCAACATGGGCCTGCTGGCCGCCGATCGTGGCTGGAAGATCGACTACACGCTGCCATCGGCGCCGCGTAAACAGACTGCGCCACCGACCCTTGGCGTGCAGTTCACCGAAACAATGAAAGGCTATTTCTCCCGGGCCTTCACTGCTGCGCAAAGCACCGACCTCAAGGTTTATGAGGCGGCGGCCAAACGTGGCGAGGCGGACAACTCGCCGATCGACTTCACCCTGACCATCACCGCCAACGATCTCAACCGGATGATCAAGGAACCGGAACACGCCGCGACCATCGTCGGTACGGTGATCGCCCCGGCGCTGTCGCCGGAACCGCTGACCGCCAGCAACGGTGTGTTCAACCTGTTCGAGCAATTCGAGCAGCAGGTCGACACGCGCCACATGAAATACGACATGAAGCTGACCGCCGAGGACGGTAACGACTATTTCTTCAGCGCGTTCAAGACCGTGCCGGAAGACAACGGCGTGCTGAACATCTGGCACGACACCAGCACCCTTTACGTGACGCTCTACCGTGGACCGGACAAGTCGGGCGAGGTGATCGGTTCGGGTGTGATGCACATCCATCCGGCCGATTTCGCCAAGCAGATGACCACCATGAAAGTCCTCAATGCGCGCAACGAGCGCGAGCGCATCGAAGGGCTGGCGCGGTTCGGCAAGTTCTTCGCCGGGATTCTCTGGGAGAGTTACGGCGGGGTGTTCGCCGGTGACAAATACTTCAATCCCGATGCACCGCCACGCTTGAAACGGCCGCTGGATGCGCCGACGCCGGCTGTGCATTTCTTCCCCACCGAGGATGGCGTGGAACTGCGCCTGAGCCGCTATCAGGCCGGCAGCAAAGGCCCGGTGATGCTGGTGCATGGCTTGGGTGTGGGCTCGAATATCTTTTCCACCGATACGATCCAGACCAACCTGCTCGAATTTCTGTGCAAGCACGACTACGACGTGTGGCTGCTGGATTTCCGGGTGAGCATCCTGCTGCCGGCCAGCAAGAAGGAATGGAACGGCGATCAGATCGCCCAGTACGACTTCAAGGCCGCCATCGGGCAGATCCAGCAGCAGACCGGCGCGAAGGACGTGCAATGCGTGGTGCATTGCTACGGCGCGACGACGTTCTTCATGTCGTTGCTCGCCGGTTTGCAGGGCGTGCGTTCGGTGGTCTGCTCACAGATTGCCGCCGACACGGTGGTGGCGACGGCAACGGGGCTGAAGGCCGGTCTGCACTTGCCGGGCATGCTCGATGCGATTGGCGTGAAGTCGATGACGGCCTACGCCGACAGCAAGGAGAACTGGTTCAACAAGCTCTACGACAAGGCCCTCAACGGCTACGCGCGGATTGAAGCACAGGGTTATTGCACCAACCCGGTGTGCCACCGCATCACCTTCATGTACGCCTCGCTGTACCGCCACGACACCCTCAACGAGACGCTGCATGACAACCTGCACGAACTGTTCGGCGAGTCGAACATCGAGACCTTCGAGCACCTGGCACTGATCGTGCGCAAAGGACATCTGGTGGATTTCAAGGGCAACGATGTGTACATGCCGCACTTCGACCGGCTGACCATGCCGATCTGTTTCATCAGCGGCGCGGAAAACCAGTGTTATCTGCCGGAAAGCACGCTCAAGACTTACCAGCGGGTTTGCGAGAAGCATGGGCCGGAGCGTTATAGCCGGCATGTGGTGCCGGGCTATGGCCATATCGATTGCATGTTCGGCAAGAACGCGGTGGTCGATGTGTACCCGATCATCCTTGAACACCTGGAGAAAACGGCCCTCGGATAG
- the dgcB gene encoding dimethylglycine demethylation protein DgcB, giving the protein MLNTLLPILLFAALALAVLGALRRVAMWRRGRASKVDLIGGLFAMPKRYMVDLHHVVARDKYIANTHVATAGGAVASIVLAILVHGFGLHNRILGYALLLMTAVMFVGAIFVYRRRLNPPSRLSKGPWMRLPKSLLAFSASFFLVTLPVAGILPENFGGWVLAAILGLGVLWGVSELFFGMTWGGPMKHAFAGALHLAWHRRAERFGGGRSTGLKPLDLNDPTAPLGVEKPKDFTWNQLLGFDACVQCGKCEAACPAFAAGQPLNPKKLIQDMVVGLAGGTDAKFAGSPYPGKPVGEHSGNPHQPIVNGLVDAETLWSCTTCRACVEECPMMIEHVDAIVDMRRHLTLEKGATPNKGAEVLENLIATDNPGGFAPGGRMNWAADLNLNLLSEKQSTDVLFWVGDGAFDMRNQRTLRAFVKVLKAAKVDFAVLGLEERDSGDVARRLGDEATFQLLAKRNIQTLAKYSFNRIVTCDPHSFHVLKNEYGAFDGNYLVQHHSTYLAEIIQAGALNLGQHKGNSVTYHDPCYLGRYNGEYEAPREVLRALGIEIKEMQRSGFRSRCCGGGGGAPITDIPGKQRIPDMRMEDIRETGAELVAVGCPQCTAMLEGVVEPRPLIKDIAELVADALLEDAAPNKPATPAKREPAEAH; this is encoded by the coding sequence ATGTTGAACACCCTTCTTCCAATCCTGTTGTTCGCAGCCCTGGCCCTTGCGGTGCTGGGTGCGTTGCGGCGGGTGGCCATGTGGCGCCGGGGCCGGGCCTCGAAGGTCGACCTGATCGGCGGCCTGTTTGCCATGCCCAAGCGTTACATGGTCGATCTGCACCACGTGGTGGCGCGGGACAAATACATCGCCAACACCCACGTCGCCACGGCGGGCGGTGCGGTGGCGTCGATCGTGCTGGCGATTCTGGTGCACGGTTTCGGCCTGCATAACCGCATTCTTGGCTACGCGTTGCTGCTGATGACGGCGGTGATGTTCGTCGGGGCGATCTTCGTTTATCGGCGTCGGCTCAACCCGCCGTCGCGACTGTCGAAAGGCCCGTGGATGCGCCTGCCGAAAAGCCTGCTGGCGTTCTCGGCGTCGTTCTTCCTGGTGACCTTGCCGGTGGCCGGGATCCTGCCGGAGAACTTCGGCGGCTGGGTGCTGGCAGCGATTCTCGGGCTCGGCGTGTTGTGGGGTGTGTCGGAACTGTTCTTCGGCATGACCTGGGGCGGCCCGATGAAACACGCCTTCGCCGGTGCGCTGCACCTGGCCTGGCACCGTCGCGCCGAACGTTTTGGCGGCGGCCGTTCCACTGGTTTGAAACCGCTGGACCTGAATGATCCGACCGCACCGCTGGGTGTGGAAAAACCTAAGGATTTCACCTGGAACCAGTTGCTCGGTTTCGACGCCTGCGTGCAGTGCGGCAAGTGCGAAGCGGCGTGCCCGGCATTTGCCGCCGGCCAGCCGCTGAATCCGAAAAAGCTGATTCAGGACATGGTCGTCGGCCTCGCCGGCGGCACCGATGCCAAGTTCGCCGGCAGCCCTTATCCGGGCAAACCAGTGGGCGAACACAGCGGCAATCCGCATCAACCGATCGTCAACGGCCTGGTCGATGCCGAAACCCTGTGGTCGTGCACCACGTGCCGCGCCTGCGTCGAGGAATGCCCGATGATGATCGAGCACGTCGATGCCATCGTCGACATGCGTCGTCACCTGACTTTGGAAAAAGGCGCGACCCCGAACAAGGGCGCCGAAGTCCTGGAAAACCTGATCGCCACCGACAACCCCGGCGGTTTCGCCCCGGGCGGACGGATGAACTGGGCGGCGGACCTGAACCTCAACCTGCTCAGCGAAAAGCAGTCCACCGACGTGCTGTTCTGGGTCGGCGACGGCGCCTTCGACATGCGCAACCAGCGCACCTTGCGCGCCTTCGTCAAAGTGCTGAAAGCGGCCAAGGTCGACTTCGCGGTGCTGGGTCTTGAAGAGCGCGACAGCGGCGACGTTGCCCGACGTCTTGGTGATGAAGCGACCTTCCAGTTGCTCGCCAAGCGCAATATCCAGACCCTGGCCAAATACAGCTTCAACCGCATCGTCACCTGCGATCCGCACAGCTTCCACGTTCTGAAAAACGAGTACGGCGCGTTCGATGGCAATTACCTCGTGCAGCACCACAGCACTTATCTGGCGGAAATCATCCAGGCCGGCGCGCTGAACCTCGGTCAGCACAAAGGCAACAGCGTGACTTACCACGATCCGTGCTATCTCGGCCGTTACAACGGCGAGTACGAGGCGCCGCGCGAAGTGCTGCGTGCGCTCGGCATCGAGATCAAGGAGATGCAACGTTCCGGCTTCCGTTCGCGCTGCTGCGGCGGTGGTGGCGGGGCGCCGATCACTGACATTCCGGGCAAGCAGCGGATCCCCGACATGCGCATGGAAGACATCCGCGAGACCGGCGCGGAGCTGGTGGCGGTGGGTTGTCCACAGTGCACGGCGATGCTCGAAGGCGTGGTCGAACCGCGTCCGCTGATCAAGGACATCGCCGAACTGGTGGCCGACGCGCTGCTCGAAGACGCCGCGCCGAACAAGCCTGCCACCCCGGCCAAACGTGAACCTGCGGAGGCCCACTGA